One genomic region from Equus asinus isolate D_3611 breed Donkey chromosome 8, EquAss-T2T_v2, whole genome shotgun sequence encodes:
- the LOC106831016 gene encoding lysosomal thioesterase PPT2 isoform X5, giving the protein MGGGSLIAGCLFRGEGVLSFLSQALIAPFSGGSMLGLRRPQLPPAGILLLLPFLLLLLLLLLPPAAPAPHRASYKPVIVVHGLFDSSYSFRHLLEYINETHPGTVVTVLDLFDGRESLRPLWEQVQGFGEAVAPIMAKAPQGVHLICYSQGGLVCRALLSVMDEHNVDSFISLSSPQMGQYGDTDYLKWLFPTSMRSNLYRICYSPWGQGFSICNYWHDPHHDDLYLNASSFLALINGERDHPNATAWRKNFLRVGRLVLIGGPDDGVITPWQSSFFGFYDANETVLEMEEQLVYLRDSFGLKTLLARGAIVRCPMAGISHTAWHSNRTLYETCIEPWLS; this is encoded by the exons ATGGGCGGGGGAAGCTTGATTGCCGGGTGTCTGTTCCGAGGGGAAGGGGTATTGTCATTTCTCTCACAGGCCCTCATCGCCCCCTTCTCAGGCGGGAGCATGCTGGGGCTCCGGAGGCCGCAGCTACCCCCGGCAGGGATCCTGCTCCTGTTGccattcctgctgctgctgctgctgctgctgctgccgcccgCAGCCCCCGCGCCCCATCGGGCTTCCTACAAGCCGGTCATCGTGGTGCACGGGCTTTTTGACAGCTCGTATAGCTTCCGCCACCTGCTGGAATACATCAATGAG ACACACCCCGGGACTGTGGTGACAGTGCTCGATCTCTTCGATGGGAGAGAGAGCTTGCGGCCCCTGTGGGAACAGGTGCAAGGGTTCGGAGAGGCTGTGGCCCCCATCATGGCAAAGGCCCCTCAAGGGGTGCATCTCATCTGCTATTCGCAGG GGGGCCTGGTGTGCCGAGCACTGCTCTCCGTGATGGATGAGCACAATGTGGattctttcatctctctctcctctccacagaTGGGACAGTATGGAG ACACGGACTATTTGAAGTGGCTGTTCCCTACCTCCATGAGGTCTAACCTCTACCGGATCTGCTATAGCCCCTGGGGCCAGGGATTCTCCATCTGCAACTACTGGCATG ACCCCCACCACGATGACTTGTACCTCAATGCCAGCAGCTTCCTGGCCCTGATCAACGGGGAAAGAGACCATCCCAATGCCACTG CATGGAGGAAGAACTTTCTTCGTGTGGGCCGCCTGGTGCTGATTGGAGGCCCTGATGATGGTGTTATTACCCCCTGGCAGTCCAG CTTCTTTGGTTTCTATGATGCAAATGAGACGGTCTTGGAGATGGAGGAACAACTG GTTTATCTGCGAGATTCCTTTGGGTTGAAGACTCTCTTGGCCCGTGGGGCCATAGTGAGGTGTCCGATGGCTGGGATCTCCCACACAGCCTGGCACTCCAACCGCACTCTTTATGAGACCTGCATTGAACCTTGGCTCTCCTGA